AAGTAGTCCACCGTGTTGGGGCGGCCGTTGCGCACCCGGCCGCCGGAGTCAATCTTGAGCGGAATGCCGCTGCCCGAGCCGATGACGGCCACGTTGGTGCCCGTGGCGAGGGCGGTGTTGCCCGGCCGGATGGGGGCCGGCGTGAAGCGCGGCGTCGCCGGACGGTCCAGGCGGATGATGGCGTAGTCCAGGGTGCGGCCGTTCGACGTGTTGTCGCGGCGCACGACAATCTCCCGGCAACTGAAGATGTCCTGGGTGGTCATCGTCTGCACGGAGTTCGCGTTGGGCCGGTAGAAGTTGAAGGCCCACTTGAAGGACGCGCAGTCGCTCGCGTTCTCCACGCAGTGGCCGGCCGTCAGCAGCAGGTCATCGTCGATCAGCGTGCCCGAGCAGTAGCCCGGCGACGGGTCGTTGTAGAAGCGCTGGCTGGAGCAGACGCCCAGCTCGCCCAGCGTGGGGCTGTCGAAGACGACGTTGTTGGGGTTCGTGTCGTCGATTTCGTACGGATCGACCATGACGGCGCTGGCCTGCATCGCGTACTGCCGCAGGACGGCGTCCGGGTGCTCGTAGACGTCCATGCGGTCGTCGTTGCCATAGACGACCGGCTGCTCCGTGGTCCCGCCTCCAACGGAGTCGGACGCTTGCTCCGGCCCGCAGGCCGTGGCGGAGAGGGTACACAACAGCGCGCCGAGCAGTTTCCTGCTGGCGCCGGTCCGGGGGATACGCATGAGACGACCACTCCTACGGGAGATGTGAGGCCCGGCCCCTTCCGGGGTGGGCCGCCGCAATATATGTGAAAAAAGGCGGCCCTGCTGTCGAGTGGACGTCACAACTCCGGGGCGCTCAGTCCGCGTCGGGGTTCCGCAGCCACTGGAGGGCCTCCCCCCGCGTTTCGAAGGTCCGTGTAGGGATGTTCAGCATGGCCCGCTTCGTCATGCGCCAGGCCTGGAGGCCGGAGGGGGCGTCGCTGACCACCCGGGCCGAGCGCTTCATGCCATGGAGCTGGGCGTAGGCGTTGAGGCTGGCCATGGCCGTCACCACGTCGCTGGGCATCACGCGGAGCTGGGACTGGTCCACCAGCGCCGACCACTCGCCGGCCAGGGCGGTGATGGCCTTCTTCACGTCGGCCAGGTACTCGGACAGGTCCGCGGTGGTGACTTGCGGGGGATAGACGACCTCGAGGATGCGGTCCTGCGAGTGAACGGTGATCTGGAATGGCATGACGGTGACAGGCTCCGGGCGGGGCGCGCCATCCTAGCCGCCGCTGGTGACACGTCTAGAGCGGGGGGACAGAAGGCCTCGCGGAACCCGCCTTGCCCGAACCTGTCCGGAAGGGCCGGGAATGTCAGACCCACCTGGTACTGACGTCCTTGCCGTTGCTCCGGTACCGGCGCGCCGAAGGGGTGCGCCGGCGGTGGCAACCGGCAAGGGGGTTTCATGAACACGAAGTTGTACGTCCTGGGCGCGGTGCTGGGCGCCGCCCCGGGCCTGCTGCCGGTGGTGTCGGCACCGCCGGTGGCTCCGTCGCAGGAGTCGCGCCAGGACTCGCGCGGGACTTCTCGCAAGGGCCGGGGAGGCGCCGCGGGCGCTCCTGGCAACCACGCCGTGGTGGCACCGCCGCCGCCGGCGGAGGACGCACCCAAGCAGGATGCGTCCGTTCCCAACGAAGGCCGCACGAGGGGCGGAGGTGAGCTGGAGGCACCCCGTCACCCCTGCGAGGCCATCACCATCATCCAGGTGCCCTGCGACGCCGCGCAGGAGTCCTGTGAGTACACCTACTGGCACTGCCCCGAAGCCGTGAATCCGCTCCGGGCGTGATGAAGTGAGGAGCGCACGGGCGGCCACATTCCGCCCGTGCGTTTTCTTTTGGGCGCGCTGTCCGCCGTGCGCATTTCCCGGGCAGCGCGTGTCCGTCTTGCTTGACACCCCCGGTGCCCCGGCGGAAAAGCCCGGAATCACAGGCGGTCCGGCCATTTTCCTCAGAGGCCGCCAGGGGAGCCCGGCATTGAAGCTCGCGACGCTCAAGGACGGAACCCGTGACGGCCGCCTCATCGTCGTCAAGCGGGACAACACGGCCTATGCGCTGGCCACCAACGTGGCGCTCACGCTGCAAGCCGCGCTGGACGACTGGGAGACGAAGGAGCCGCAACTGCGCGCGCTGGACGCCCAGTTGGAGGCGGGCACGGTGCAGAGCCGGCCGCTGGATGTGGGCGGGCTGATGTCGCCGCTGCCGCGCGCGTATGAGTGGGTGGACGGCAGCGCGTACCTCAACCACGTCATCCTGGTGCGCAAGGCGCGCAACGCCGAGCCGCCGGAGACGCTGAAGACGGACCCGCTGGTGTACCAGGGCGGCTCCGGTGATTTCCTGGGGCCCACCGACGACATCCCGCTGGCGGACGAGGCCTGGGGGTTGGACTTCGAGGGCGAGGTCTGCGCCATCCTCGGCGACACGCCGCAGGGCACGCAGGCGGCGGACGCGGGGCGCCACGTCAAGCTGTTGATGCTGGCCAACGACGTGTCCCTGCGCAACCTCATCCCCAACGAGCTGGCCAAGGGCTTCGGCTTCTTCCAGAGCAAGCCGGCCACGGCCTTCAGCCCGTTCGCGGTGACGCCGGACGAGCTGGGCTCGGCGTGGCATGACGGGCGCATCCACCTGCGGCTGCGCTCGGTGCTCAACGGGCAGCAGGTGGGCGACACGGACGCCGGCCCGGAGATGCACTTCTCCTTCTTCGACCTCATCCAGCACATCAGCAAGACGCGCAGCTTCACGGCGGGCACCATCCTGGGCAGCGGCACGGTGTCCAACGCGGACCGCGAGCGCGGCATCTCGTGCCTGGCCGAGCGCCGGATGATCGAGACGATTGAAGAGGGCGGGCCCAAGACGCCGTTCATGAAGCCGGGCGACACCATCGACATCGAGATGTCGGACGCGGCGGGCAACAGCGTGTTCGGCCGCATCTCGCAGAAGGTGGTGAAGGGGCCATGACGGGCCTTCGGCTCTACAGCTACTGGCGCTCGTCGGCGTCGTGGCGGGTGCGCATCGGTTTGCACCTGAAGGGGCTGAAGTTCGACTACGTGCCGGTGCACCTCGTGAAGGACGGCGGGGAGCAGCACGGCGCCGCGTACCGGGCGGTCAACCCCATGCGCTCGCTGCCCACGCTGGAGTGGACGGAGGCGGATGGCTCGGTGCGCCGGCTGTCGCAGTCGCTGCCGGTGCTGGAGTATCTGGAGGAGCGCTTCCCGGCGCCGGCGCTGCTGCCCGCGGACCCGTTCCTGCGCGCGAAGGCGAGGATGCTGGCGGAGATGGTGAACTCCGGCATCCAGCCGCTGCAGAACCTGTCGGTGATGCAGCGGCTCAAGCAGGAGCTGGGCGCGGACGACAAGGCGTGGTCGGCCTACTGGAACGCACGGGGGCTGGAGGCGCTGGAGGCGGCGGTGCAGTCCACCGCCGGGCGCTTCTGCGTGGGCGACACGGTGTCGCTCGCGGACGTGTGCCTGGTGCCGCAGCTCTACGGCGCGCGCCGCTTCGGCGTGGACGTGGCGGCGTACCCGACGCTGCTGCGCATCGAAGCCGAGTGCCAGTCGCTGCCCGCGTTCCAGGCCGCGCAGCCCGACCGGCAGCCGGACGCGGTTCCCGCCTGAGTCCCATGGAGCGGTCGCGCCTGTTCGGGCGCGACCGCTGATGGGGGCTGCGTGGTGGGCGCCCTGGTTTCGGGAGGGCTCAGCGCGGGGTGAGCACGGCCTGGCAGGTGTGGACCTCCTGCTCGGGGGAGGACGTCTCGTGGGCCGTGCACGCGAGTCGGAGGACGCCGTCTTCCTGGGTGGGTCTGCAGGTCCGGTTGACCCGGTGGTGGCGGGGCTCCTCGTCTTCCCTGGGCTCGGTGGTTCCGTCGCTGTTCAGGGAGAGGACGACGTCGTACTCCGCCAGGTACCAGGAGCCTTCCGCCAGGGCCACGCGGCCGAAGGAGGTGTCTCCCGTCGCGGGCAATCCCATCCGTTCCTCCACCTCCACGTCGAGGGTGCAGTCCTCCTTGGGGGTGCTCACCCGGAGGACGCCCGGCTCGCCGCAGGTGTTCTCACTCACGTCGTAGATGACTTCCTGGGCGGCATGGTCGCAGCGCCGTCCACCGTCCGCGACGAGCAGCACGGCGGTGGTGGCGAGCGCGGCGGTGGCGGCGAGGTTCGACAGGATGATTTTCACGTGGAGGCTCCAACAGGTGGGGACTGCGCTTCACGGGAGGCGGCTCGGCTGAAGCGCACCGCTCCCCAGACAAGTGGCAACACGATGAGGTCGGTCGGGTCGGCCCAGGCGCGGAAGGCCGTGATGCCGAGCGGCGCTCCAACGGGCGTCAGCAGCGCGGAGAAGAGGTCCGCGGCGGGTTGGGACACCTTCAGCGCGGTGAAGAGGCACGCGGTGATGCCCGCCCCCACGGCCACCCGGCGCTCCCTCGGCCAGCGCGTGAGCAGCGCCAGCATCGCGGACAGGTAGAGCGGCAGGAAGAAGCAGAGGGCGACATCGGACAGCTTGCCGGTGAGCGCGTTGTGGAATGCGGGCTTGAGCCAGCGGTCATTCACGGCCATCAGTGCCACCGCGCCCAGCGGCAGCGGCGCGAGGAACTCCGGCATCGCGGGAAGGCGCTTCATCGGATGCCCAGGTCGCTGGTGAGGGTGCGCAGGATGATGGCGTCCGTGAGGAACTCCACGGGGGCTTTGTCGTCGGTCAGCGGCTCGCCCGGGGGCACGGGCTTCAGCTCTCCCGCCACGCGCTTCGCCAGCGAGCGCAGTGACGCGGGCAACGACGCCGCGCGGGTCTCGAGCCGCTTCGAGAGCCCCGGCGCCCCGGCGAAGAGCAGCGTGTTGCTGTGGTTGCGTGCGTCGGCGGCCTGGACCTCCGGAAAGACGGTGGCCAGCGTGGCCCCCACCGCGTCCACCACCGCGCGCTCCTGCTCGTAGCGCCCCACGTTGAAGCAGGCCACGCCGCCGGGCTCGAGCCGCGCGGCCACGGCGGTGGCGAACTCGCGCGTCGTCAGGTGGAAGGGGACGTAGGGGAAGCGGAAGGCGTCGACGAGGATGACGTCGTACTGGCGGGTGTCGCTCGAGAGGAAGGCGCGCGCGTCCCCCACGTGGACCTCCACGTCGGAGGGCAGGCCGAAGTGGCTACGGCCCAGCCGCACCACCTCTGCGTCCAGCTCCACCCCCACCACCTCGACGCCGGGATAGGTCGCACGCAGCCCCTGGGCGCTCGTGCCCGCGCCCAGGCCCAGAATCAGGACGCGGGGCGCCCGAGGCTCCTTCTGCGCCATGACCGGCGCCAGCAGGTAATGCCCGAAGACTTCTTCATGCACGGGCATCCCGTGCCGATGGATGCTCTGCACCGCGTAGCCTTCATCGAAGACGAGGTGGCGCGTCCCGGTTCGGCTCTCCAGAACCTGGATGAAGGTGTAGGGAGACTCGGCCACGGCCACCGTCCCGGGCCGGTAGGGGAGGGCATGGGCCCCCAACGCGAGGGCCGCGACGGGCACGCCCACCGCGGGCAGTCGCCACCGCCACCCCAGTCGCCACGAGGCCGTCAGTCCCAGCACCATCGCGAAGAGGGCCATGGTGCGCGCGGTGCCCAGCAGCGGCAGCACGACGAAGGCGGCCAGGAGTGTTCCCGCGATGCTGCCCACCGTGGACGCCGACGACAGCCGCCCCGCGTGTTCGCCCGCGGAGGTGACACCCGCGAGCCCCACTCGCAGCGCGTAGGGGCCCACCGCGCCCAACACCAGCAGCGGAGGCAGCGCCACCAGGACGAGCAGCGCCACGCGGCCCAGGGACTCCGCGACACGTCCCTCCAGCACCGCGCCCATCGCGCCGGGGAGCAGCACCCTCGCGAGGAAAGGCAACAGGGCCAGGGTGAGCGCGGACAGGCAGAGGGCGCCCAGCAGGGGTTCGAGCCGTCCCGTGCGGTCCGCCGCGCGGCCTCCCAGATGGGCCCCGAGCGCGAGGCCCCCCAGCACCAGGGAGATGAGAGCGGCCCATACCGGCGTGCTGCCGCCGAAGTAGGGCGCCACCAGCCGGGACGCCGCCATCTCCGACGCCATGACGGTGGTACCGGTGACGAAAGACAGCCATGTCAGCGATGACGTAGGTCGCATGTTCGGACGCTTGCTTGAGCAAGGTCCGTTCCAGTGCGAAGCCCTTGAAATAACATAGCTACAATGACAGCCATGGCAGGGCTGTCATGACAGGAAAGTCAGGACAGGCGTGCTATCGGGCGGCCGCTCGACGCCGGTTCCTGGCGGCGGAGAGGGTGAGCAGCAGCACCGCGACGGGCACGCCCAGGACCACGGGCCACAGCCAGAGCGGCGCGCTGTCATGGATGACGGCGCGGAACTCGCGGCCCTCGGCGGGGGCGTCCATCAGCTCCGCGAGGTTGAGCTTCCACTCCACGGTGTCCTTCTTCTCGTTCACCGTGCCGTTCGTCTCACCGATGCTCGGCCCGTGGATGCGCAAGGTGAGGCGGTTGTTGCCGAGCGTCGCCCTCAGGAAGCCCTTCGCGAACGCCTGGGCCGCCGCTGGGTCCACGGCTTCATTTCCCGGTGCGCGCGGTCGGTCCAGGAGCTTGTCGATGTTGAAGCGCTGGGTGAAGACGTATTGACCGCCCTGCCGCTCGATGCCGAAGTCCCAGACACCCCTGGGCTGCCAGGGCACATGCTTGTTCTGCTCGGCGGTGCGCCGGTAGAGGTCTGGGAGCCGGGTGACGTCTTTCACCGTCACGTCGTAGACGAGGTGGTCTCGTCCCTCCTTCTCATAGTCCCGGAGCATGACCTGGGCGACTTCCGGGGCCTCACGAAGGGCCTTCTCGATGTCTCCAGCCGCCACGAAGAGCAACTGCCGGGGACTCAGGCTGCCGCGAATCTCCCTCAGGTCCATTCGGGCCTGCGGAATGGAGACATCCACCACCAGCCGTGCCGAGCCTCCGGGTTCAATCCAGAGGTCTTGCTGGACGTCGAAGCACCCCGTCGCCGACAGAAGGAGCAGAGACAGTGCTGTCAGCAGCAGCGGTGAACGGGGTGAGCCAGGAAGCATGGCTCACCAGTATGCTGGGTCTGTTTCACGCGGAGAAGGGCAGCGGCGCCACCTTCGCCGTGGCGGGGCCGCCGGCCAGGGACAGCTCGGTGCCGGGCTCCAGCGAGTCGCGGTGCACGTAGCCCAGGGCCACGCGTTGTCCCGCAACCGGTGACTGCACCACGCTGGTCAGCCAGCCCACCTTCTTCTCACCGCGCCGCAGCTCGGTGCCGGGGGCCACGTCCGCGTCGCCCAACAGCAGGCCCGCCAGCTTGCGGTTCATCTGGCCGCGGAAGGTGGCCCGGGCGATGACCTCCTGCCCGATGTAGCAACCCTTGTTGTAGGAGATGGCGTTCGCCAGGTTGGCTTCCAGCGGAATGGTGGTGTCCACCATGTCCTTGCCGTACCGGGGGACGCCGGCCTCCACGCGCAGCAGCTCCAGCGTGTCGTAGCCCAGGGGCTTCAGGCCGTGGGCGGCGCCGGCCTCGGTCAGGGCCGTCCAGGCGGCCTCCAGCCCTGCGCGCGGCACCCACACGTCCACCCCATGCGCCTCAATGGCGGTGTTCCCGAGCAGCCAGACGTCCTGGCCCGCAAGGGTGGCCGTCCGGGTGGTGTGGTGCGACAGGGGGGCGTGGGGGCTGCTCAGGGCGGCGGACAGGAGGGCCTCCGTCTGGGGTCCGAGCAGCCGGAGCAGGGCCCACTCCTCCGTGGCCGGGTGCAGCTCGGCGTCCTCGGAAATGAGGTATTTGTCCAGGAACTCCCGCACCTTGGCGCCGGTCCCCGGCTCCAAATCCAGCAGGAGGTCTGTCTCCCGCTTGAGGATGCGGGCATCCGCCACCATGGCCCCCTTCACGGTCACCATGGCGGCGTAGGTCGCGGTGCCCACGGGGAGGTTGTTCACCTCCTGGGTGACCATCCCATGTAGGAAGGAGGCCCGGTCCTCCCCAGTGATTCGGAGGGTTTCGCGGTAGGAGGCATCATGGAGGGCCACGGACTGTCTTGCCGCCCGGTACGCTCCTTCCGTGTCCTCGTACCCGGCCACGGTTTCCCGGCCGCCCACGTCGCCGAAGCGGGCGCCCGCCTTCTCGTGAAGAAAATGCAGAGACAGCGGTTCCATGTCCGTCGCTATATAGAGGCGAAGGAGCGAATGCCACGATGGATGTGAAGCACCTGTCGTCCTTTCAGGACTTCTCGCCAGAGAAGCTCCTGAAGCACAACGTCTTCCAGTCCGGCCGTTTCTTCCTGGACGTGTACTGCCTCCAGCCCGGGCAGGCGCAGAAGCCCCACCACCATGCGGCGTCGGACAAGGTGTATGTCGTCCTCGACGGCCGCTGCCGATTCCGCGTGGGGGCTGAAGAGGAAGTCCACGGCCCTGGCGCCGCCATTTTCGCCCCCGCGGGCGCCGAGCACGGCGTCACCAATGACGGCCCCGATGCCGCCCGCCTCCTCGTTTTGATGACCCCGCCCCCGGAGCATGCATGAGCTCGAAGTCTTCCTCCTCGCCCACTCCCGTGGCGACTCGCGGCGCGCTGGTGCTGCTGGTCCTGGGCCTCGCGGAGAGTGGCCTGTCCATCTTCCAGTGGATGCAGCTCCTCACCCTGCGCGGTGGCGGCTCCACCGTGTGCGGCGTCTCCGAGACGGTGAACTGCGAGACGGTGTGGAACTCCGCCTTCGCCAGCCGCGTGCATGACCTGGTGGGCATCCCCGTCGCGGGCCTGGGCCTCGTGTGGGGTCTGGCCGCGGTGGGCCTGTCCGCGCTGTTCCTGACGTGGGCGAGCGCGGGCAAGGATGTGCGTCCCGCCGTCAATGGCCTGCGGCTGGTGGCCGCCGCGGGCATCGTGTCCGTGGTCGTCTTCGGCGTGGCGAGTGCCCAGTCGGGCGCGCTGTGCCCCACGTGTCTCGCGACGTACGCGCTGGTGGCGGTGTTCGCGGGCGTGGCCGTGAAGGGGCTGCCCGGGCCGGTGCTGCCTGGCGCGGGCGAGTGGGGCGCCACGCTGAAGTGGACGGTGGGCATCACGGCGGCTGTCTTCATCGCGGCGCTGATGCCGGGCCGGGCCACGCCGAAGGCGTCGGACGCCTCGGGGGCCTCGCTGTTGCCGCCCCCGCCGCCGGTGGCGAGCACGCCGATGCCGGGTGTGACGCCGCGCGAGCCGCCGCCTCCGCCCGCGTCGCTGGAGGAGTTCCTGCGCTCGCTGCCGCCGCAGCACCAGCAGTTCCTGTCGGATGCGCTGGCCGCGTACCGCGCCGAGACGCCGCAGCCGGCGGGCGCGCCCGCGCGCCGCCGCTACGGGCCCGTGGACGCGCCGGTGAAAATCGTCGAGTGGACGGACAGCAAGTGCCCCC
This genomic window from Myxococcus hansupus contains:
- the maiA gene encoding maleylacetoacetate isomerase — encoded protein: MTGLRLYSYWRSSASWRVRIGLHLKGLKFDYVPVHLVKDGGEQHGAAYRAVNPMRSLPTLEWTEADGSVRRLSQSLPVLEYLEERFPAPALLPADPFLRAKARMLAEMVNSGIQPLQNLSVMQRLKQELGADDKAWSAYWNARGLEALEAAVQSTAGRFCVGDTVSLADVCLVPQLYGARRFGVDVAAYPTLLRIEAECQSLPAFQAAQPDRQPDAVPA
- a CDS encoding STAS/SEC14 domain-containing protein, with product MPFQITVHSQDRILEVVYPPQVTTADLSEYLADVKKAITALAGEWSALVDQSQLRVMPSDVVTAMASLNAYAQLHGMKRSARVVSDAPSGLQAWRMTKRAMLNIPTRTFETRGEALQWLRNPDAD
- a CDS encoding spermidine synthase — protein: MRPTSSLTWLSFVTGTTVMASEMAASRLVAPYFGGSTPVWAALISLVLGGLALGAHLGGRAADRTGRLEPLLGALCLSALTLALLPFLARVLLPGAMGAVLEGRVAESLGRVALLVLVALPPLLVLGAVGPYALRVGLAGVTSAGEHAGRLSSASTVGSIAGTLLAAFVVLPLLGTARTMALFAMVLGLTASWRLGWRWRLPAVGVPVAALALGAHALPYRPGTVAVAESPYTFIQVLESRTGTRHLVFDEGYAVQSIHRHGMPVHEEVFGHYLLAPVMAQKEPRAPRVLILGLGAGTSAQGLRATYPGVEVVGVELDAEVVRLGRSHFGLPSDVEVHVGDARAFLSSDTRQYDVILVDAFRFPYVPFHLTTREFATAVAARLEPGGVACFNVGRYEQERAVVDAVGATLATVFPEVQAADARNHSNTLLFAGAPGLSKRLETRAASLPASLRSLAKRVAGELKPVPPGEPLTDDKAPVEFLTDAIILRTLTSDLGIR
- a CDS encoding thioredoxin domain-containing protein — encoded protein: MSSKSSSSPTPVATRGALVLLVLGLAESGLSIFQWMQLLTLRGGGSTVCGVSETVNCETVWNSAFASRVHDLVGIPVAGLGLVWGLAAVGLSALFLTWASAGKDVRPAVNGLRLVAAAGIVSVVVFGVASAQSGALCPTCLATYALVAVFAGVAVKGLPGPVLPGAGEWGATLKWTVGITAAVFIAALMPGRATPKASDASGASLLPPPPPVASTPMPGVTPREPPPPPASLEEFLRSLPPQHQQFLSDALAAYRAETPQPAGAPARRRYGPVDAPVKIVEWTDSKCPHCKSLVEELSALKKRVPEGKISLEARQFPLDGACNPAIPRRGPDAPSVRCVAARAQICLEGAPDYWELREKMFAAQAVLDTERAVEIASSGSVPRSQLEVCMSSPATAAKLQEDSRYAMRHHIQGTPLVLVNGREAMPSAPFLYALVMADGNPSAPAFSMLPPPRPRPAGGHDDHAGHNH
- a CDS encoding cupin domain-containing protein codes for the protein MDVKHLSSFQDFSPEKLLKHNVFQSGRFFLDVYCLQPGQAQKPHHHAASDKVYVVLDGRCRFRVGAEEEVHGPGAAIFAPAGAEHGVTNDGPDAARLLVLMTPPPEHA
- a CDS encoding aminomethyltransferase family protein; the protein is MEPLSLHFLHEKAGARFGDVGGRETVAGYEDTEGAYRAARQSVALHDASYRETLRITGEDRASFLHGMVTQEVNNLPVGTATYAAMVTVKGAMVADARILKRETDLLLDLEPGTGAKVREFLDKYLISEDAELHPATEEWALLRLLGPQTEALLSAALSSPHAPLSHHTTRTATLAGQDVWLLGNTAIEAHGVDVWVPRAGLEAAWTALTEAGAAHGLKPLGYDTLELLRVEAGVPRYGKDMVDTTIPLEANLANAISYNKGCYIGQEVIARATFRGQMNRKLAGLLLGDADVAPGTELRRGEKKVGWLTSVVQSPVAGQRVALGYVHRDSLEPGTELSLAGGPATAKVAPLPFSA
- a CDS encoding fumarylacetoacetate hydrolase family protein, whose protein sequence is MKLATLKDGTRDGRLIVVKRDNTAYALATNVALTLQAALDDWETKEPQLRALDAQLEAGTVQSRPLDVGGLMSPLPRAYEWVDGSAYLNHVILVRKARNAEPPETLKTDPLVYQGGSGDFLGPTDDIPLADEAWGLDFEGEVCAILGDTPQGTQAADAGRHVKLLMLANDVSLRNLIPNELAKGFGFFQSKPATAFSPFAVTPDELGSAWHDGRIHLRLRSVLNGQQVGDTDAGPEMHFSFFDLIQHISKTRSFTAGTILGSGTVSNADRERGISCLAERRMIETIEEGGPKTPFMKPGDTIDIEMSDAAGNSVFGRISQKVVKGP